In Macrobrachium nipponense isolate FS-2020 chromosome 30, ASM1510439v2, whole genome shotgun sequence, a genomic segment contains:
- the LOC135202085 gene encoding hyaluronan mediated motility receptor-like, which produces MFSKAKIKRFNEEVGCAPPPTAYNPKINKGTTSSVTLDKSDRWQNAKEVTPGPGTYTGSLVTSPSKQRSTSSARLNSSTCSSTSTTSGNGVFLSPQKPDRLTRSRSMRTVQARKDESDAKVTDLENQIKNLTEERDSLKHRISQLEKQLEEIQRRISNWMQS; this is translated from the exons ATGTTCTCCAAAGCCAAAATAAAGCGTTTTAACGAGGAAGTTG GATGTGCCCCCCCTCCCACAGCATAcaacccaaaaataaataaaggaaccaCCTCGTCAGTCACCTTAGATAAATCAGACCGATGGCAGAACGCCAAAGAG GTAACTCCAGGCCCAGGAACATACACTGGTTCATTAGTAACATCTCCAAGTAAGCAACGCTCCACATCATCAGCCAGACTAAATTCATCTACTTGTTCCAGCACATCAACAACCTCTGGCAATGGTGTATTTCTAAGT ccgCAAAAGCCTGATCGGCTCACAAGGTCCCGTTCTATGCGTACAGTACAGGCTCGTAAAGATGAAAGTGATGCAAAGGTTACCGATTtagaaaaccaaataaaaaatcttaCGGAAGAAAGAGACAGTTTGAAACATCGTATATCTCAGCTTGAAAAGCA ACTAGAGGAAATACAGAGAAGAATATCTAATTGGATGCAGTCATAA